In Actinoplanes sp. NBC_00393, a single genomic region encodes these proteins:
- a CDS encoding Stk1 family PASTA domain-containing Ser/Thr kinase, translated as MPEERPEDRDDTAPRPDETRPMPPAEATEAQRNQPSGGPRSDDGDDSVWAGRAVVRPPRRGDPDYNEADWADFGPAQQESRWWTPIAVGVAALSLLALLGFGIAVIVQNSGGGTEAPAPTPTARTVTDGETAPKAPPPTVIETVSVLPTTEPVDTEVLVPALRGMPLADARAALERTGLTSRVIRRSSDAEPGTVIDSDPPEGRLVPSDTRITLVVAAESTAEPSPPSAPTTTPSGG; from the coding sequence ATGCCTGAGGAGCGTCCGGAAGATCGGGACGACACTGCGCCGCGCCCGGATGAGACGCGCCCGATGCCACCCGCGGAGGCTACCGAGGCCCAGCGGAATCAGCCGTCCGGTGGCCCCCGATCGGATGACGGCGACGACTCGGTGTGGGCCGGTCGCGCTGTCGTGCGGCCGCCCCGGCGGGGCGATCCGGACTACAACGAGGCGGATTGGGCCGATTTCGGGCCGGCCCAGCAGGAGAGTCGATGGTGGACACCGATCGCCGTCGGCGTCGCGGCTCTGTCGTTGCTGGCCCTGCTCGGGTTCGGGATAGCCGTGATCGTGCAGAACTCCGGCGGCGGGACGGAAGCGCCCGCGCCCACTCCGACAGCGCGCACCGTGACCGACGGCGAAACGGCTCCGAAAGCGCCCCCGCCGACCGTGATCGAGACAGTGAGTGTGCTCCCGACGACCGAGCCGGTGGACACCGAGGTCCTGGTGCCGGCCCTGCGGGGCATGCCGCTGGCGGACGCGCGGGCGGCGCTGGAGCGTACGGGGCTGACCTCCCGGGTGATCCGGCGGAGTAGTGACGCCGAACCGGGAACGGTGATCGACAGCGATCCGCCGGAGGGACGGCTGGTGCCGTCCGATACCCGGATCACCCTGGTGGTCGCGGCTGAGAGCACAGCCGAGCCGAGTCCGCCGTCGGCTCCGACGACGACGCCCAGCGGAGGCTGA
- a CDS encoding DUF397 domain-containing protein — translation MATKGFRLDLSGAQWFKSTRSGVDCDNCVEVAFVGEAIAVRDSKQPGGPALIFTPAEWDAFVGGAKDGEFDL, via the coding sequence ATCGCGACGAAGGGCTTTCGGCTCGACCTGAGCGGCGCGCAGTGGTTCAAGAGCACCCGCAGTGGCGTGGACTGTGACAACTGTGTCGAGGTCGCGTTCGTCGGCGAGGCGATCGCGGTCCGCGACTCCAAGCAGCCCGGCGGACCTGCGCTGATTTTCACGCCGGCCGAGTGGGACGCGTTCGTGGGCGGCGCCAAGGACGGCGAGTTCGACCTCTGA
- a CDS encoding WecB/TagA/CpsF family glycosyltransferase, translating to MSVTPTGTARGKRNVLGVLVDATDYATATAQIIEAAREHRPFAVTALAVHGVMTGVQDPAHNARLNSFDLVTPDGQPVRWALNLLHGAGLDDRVYGPTLTLKVVEQAAAEGLPVYLYGSTQPTLDRLVPALMEMFPALKIAGVEASKFRSSQPGEAAEIAERIKSSGARVVLVGLGCPRQEVFTYAMRPFLDMPLLAVGAAFDYHAGLLKNPPAWMQKYALEWLWRLGLEPKRLWKRYVLLNPAYLTRLAAQKLGVWKATPPAPATEPVRDFAV from the coding sequence TTGTCCGTCACACCTACCGGTACTGCTCGCGGTAAGCGCAACGTGCTCGGCGTACTCGTCGACGCGACCGACTACGCCACGGCGACCGCGCAGATCATCGAGGCGGCCCGGGAGCACCGGCCGTTCGCCGTCACGGCGCTCGCGGTACACGGCGTGATGACCGGGGTGCAGGATCCGGCGCACAACGCCCGGCTCAACTCCTTCGACCTGGTGACGCCGGACGGGCAGCCGGTGCGCTGGGCGCTGAACCTGCTGCACGGCGCCGGGCTGGACGACCGGGTCTACGGGCCGACCCTCACCCTCAAGGTGGTCGAGCAGGCCGCGGCCGAGGGCCTGCCGGTCTATCTGTACGGATCCACCCAGCCCACGCTCGACCGGCTCGTCCCGGCGCTGATGGAGATGTTCCCGGCTCTGAAGATCGCCGGGGTGGAGGCGTCGAAGTTCCGCAGCTCCCAGCCGGGTGAGGCGGCCGAGATCGCCGAGCGGATCAAGTCGTCCGGCGCGCGGGTCGTGCTGGTCGGCCTCGGCTGTCCGCGGCAGGAGGTCTTCACCTACGCGATGCGGCCGTTCCTCGACATGCCGTTGCTCGCCGTCGGCGCCGCCTTCGACTATCACGCCGGCCTGCTGAAGAACCCGCCCGCGTGGATGCAGAAGTACGCGCTCGAGTGGCTGTGGCGTCTCGGTCTGGAGCCGAAGCGGCTGTGGAAGCGGTACGTGCTGCTGAACCCGGCGTACCTGACCCGGCTCGCCGCGCAGAAGCTGGGCGTCTGGAAGGCGACACCGCCGGCGCCGGCCACCGAGCCGGTGCGGGATTTCGCGGTCTGA
- a CDS encoding DUF3662 and FHA domain-containing protein, which yields MSSEPEEEPVSVLQRFEKRLEGLVEGAFAKVFKGVVHPVEILNAMQREAEAHKAILAGGRTLVPNRYVIDLSPYDHSRLAPYAAALAQELAQSQAEFIGEQAWTVYGDVIVEIERGDGLDTGMFRVTAEVYTGGEVAPVQQPAYDAGPQYSPYDQQGGYQPHGGGGHGGPRSVGLVSGDGRTYPLQMGSTVIGRGDQANLRLPDVGISRRHARLDYDGNQVVLTDLGSTNGTMVNGQRVSAVALNPGDMIQLGTTTLTFRVDG from the coding sequence ATGTCCTCGGAACCCGAGGAGGAGCCGGTGAGCGTGCTGCAACGCTTCGAAAAGCGATTGGAAGGCCTGGTCGAAGGGGCCTTCGCGAAGGTGTTCAAGGGTGTCGTGCACCCGGTGGAGATTCTGAATGCCATGCAGCGGGAGGCCGAGGCGCACAAGGCCATCCTCGCCGGTGGCCGCACCCTCGTGCCCAACCGCTATGTGATTGATCTGTCGCCCTACGACCACAGCCGGTTGGCGCCGTACGCGGCGGCTCTGGCACAGGAACTGGCGCAGTCGCAGGCCGAGTTCATCGGTGAGCAGGCCTGGACCGTCTACGGCGACGTGATCGTCGAGATCGAGCGTGGCGACGGCCTGGACACAGGCATGTTCCGGGTCACCGCGGAGGTGTACACCGGTGGCGAGGTCGCCCCGGTGCAGCAGCCTGCGTACGACGCCGGCCCGCAGTACTCGCCCTACGACCAGCAGGGCGGCTACCAGCCGCACGGCGGTGGCGGTCACGGTGGCCCGCGCAGCGTCGGTCTGGTCTCCGGTGACGGGCGGACCTACCCGTTGCAGATGGGCTCGACCGTGATCGGCCGCGGCGACCAGGCGAACCTGCGCCTGCCCGACGTCGGCATCTCGCGCCGGCACGCCCGGCTCGACTACGACGGCAACCAGGTCGTGCTGACCGACCTCGGCTCGACCAACGGCACCATGGTCAACGGCCAGCGGGTGTCCGCCGTCGCGCTGAACCCGGGCGACATGATCCAGCTCGGCACCACCACGCTCACCTTCCGAGTGGACGGCTAG
- a CDS encoding FHA domain-containing protein FhaB/FipA, with the protein MPEFVLTVARFGFLILLWIFVFTVVGVIRRDLFAGARSKSIVASPRGVGGAVLQGRPAKAKRGKAARQLVVTAGNLAGTRITLGEAPITIGRAEDSTLVITDDFASARHARLVPRDGQWFVEDLGSTNGTYLDRGKVSGPTPVPLGVPIRIGRTSLELRP; encoded by the coding sequence TTGCCCGAATTCGTCCTCACCGTCGCCCGTTTCGGATTCCTGATCCTGCTGTGGATATTCGTGTTCACGGTGGTCGGGGTCATCCGGCGGGATCTCTTCGCGGGTGCCCGGTCCAAGAGCATCGTCGCCAGCCCTCGGGGGGTGGGTGGCGCGGTGCTCCAGGGCCGGCCGGCGAAGGCGAAGCGCGGTAAGGCGGCCCGGCAACTGGTCGTGACCGCCGGCAATCTGGCCGGCACCCGGATCACGCTCGGCGAAGCCCCGATCACGATCGGACGGGCCGAGGACTCGACACTCGTCATCACCGACGACTTCGCGTCCGCCCGGCACGCCCGGCTGGTGCCGCGGGACGGGCAGTGGTTCGTGGAGGACCTCGGCTCGACCAACGGCACCTACCTTGATCGCGGTAAGGTCTCCGGACCCACTCCAGTCCCCCTTGGCGTTCCGATCCGGATCGGGCGCACTTCTCTCGAGTTACGGCCATGA
- a CDS encoding PP2C family protein-serine/threonine phosphatase, protein MTLTLRYAAQSDRGLIRDLNQDSVYAGPRLLAVADGMGGMAAGDVASNIVIAAMAPLDDDVPGDALVDALRHAVGTANQQLRDTVDANPQLEGMGTTLTAVLFSGSKFGMVHIGDSRAYLLRKGEFSQITKDDTYVQMLVDEGRVSPEEASSHPQRSLLTRALDGRDIDPEYSVRQVLKGDRYLICSDGLSGVVSAETIAQTMRELTDPKACVERLVQLALRGGGPDNITVVIADAIDDIVEQSPIVGGAASIDRGNTTVADSSTSAARAAALKPPPRPAQPEPANGYEPEPAGHPVRTSLMVLLLLAVLGGGLWAGWQYTQDQYYVGATDAGQLAIFRGVPGQIAGLDLSTVSETSAVRLDDLTTVAQEQVKQGIHADSQSDAQNVLADLISEEPSNPNLKPVCPPAGTTPSAASSAAPAVTTSTAPAVPNTQPSESAPTTVDPLACRTVN, encoded by the coding sequence ATGACCCTGACCCTGCGCTATGCCGCTCAGAGCGACCGCGGTCTGATCCGAGACCTCAACCAGGACTCCGTCTACGCCGGGCCGCGGCTTCTTGCTGTCGCGGACGGTATGGGCGGCATGGCCGCCGGTGACGTCGCCTCCAACATTGTCATCGCCGCCATGGCGCCACTCGACGACGACGTCCCCGGGGACGCCCTCGTCGACGCCCTGCGGCACGCCGTCGGTACTGCGAATCAGCAGCTACGCGACACCGTCGACGCCAACCCACAGCTCGAGGGAATGGGCACCACGCTGACCGCGGTGCTCTTCTCGGGCAGCAAGTTCGGCATGGTGCACATCGGTGACTCCCGGGCGTACCTGTTGCGCAAGGGTGAGTTCTCGCAGATCACCAAGGACGACACGTACGTACAGATGCTGGTCGACGAGGGCCGGGTCAGTCCGGAGGAGGCGAGCAGCCATCCGCAGCGCTCGCTGCTCACCCGGGCGCTGGACGGCCGCGACATCGACCCGGAGTACTCGGTTCGCCAGGTTCTCAAGGGCGACCGGTACCTGATCTGCAGCGACGGTCTCTCCGGGGTGGTCAGCGCGGAGACCATCGCGCAGACCATGCGGGAGCTGACCGATCCGAAGGCGTGCGTCGAGCGGCTCGTGCAGCTCGCGCTCCGCGGCGGCGGGCCGGACAACATCACCGTGGTGATCGCCGACGCGATCGACGACATCGTCGAGCAGTCGCCGATCGTCGGCGGTGCGGCCTCCATCGACCGGGGCAACACCACGGTCGCCGACAGCTCCACGTCGGCTGCCCGGGCCGCGGCCCTGAAACCGCCGCCGCGCCCGGCCCAGCCCGAGCCGGCGAACGGGTACGAGCCGGAGCCCGCCGGCCATCCGGTGCGCACCAGCCTGATGGTGCTGCTGCTGCTCGCGGTGCTCGGCGGCGGCCTCTGGGCCGGCTGGCAGTACACCCAGGATCAGTATTACGTCGGAGCGACCGACGCCGGGCAACTCGCCATCTTCCGCGGCGTTCCGGGGCAGATCGCGGGCCTGGACCTCTCGACCGTGAGCGAGACGAGCGCGGTCCGGCTGGACGACCTGACCACGGTCGCCCAGGAGCAGGTGAAGCAGGGCATCCACGCCGACAGCCAGTCCGACGCGCAGAACGTGCTCGCCGACCTGATCAGTGAAGAGCCGTCGAACCCGAACCTGAAGCCGGTCTGCCCGCCGGCCGGCACCACGCCGTCCGCCGCGAGCTCAGCTGCGCCGGCCGTCACCACATCCACGGCGCCTGCTGTGCCGAATACCCAACCGTCCGAGAGTGCTCCGACGACCGTGGACCCGCTCGCGTGCCGGACCGTCAACTGA
- a CDS encoding FtsW/RodA/SpoVE family cell cycle protein, with translation MSRIPTGWKTRRNAELGLLAFAMVIVAVFGATVEANQFDAIRPNFWVPAALLSLLFFGLHMVIRFTAPFADPVLLPAVALINGIGVAFLRRLDIARAISNKEPEPGIFAGTGGRQLAWTLISLILAAVLLLLLRDHKIVSRYAYTLGLAGIVLMMIPAVLPASISEVNGAKLWIKFGSFSIQPGEFAKLALVSFFAYYLVRKREVLSLASHRFLGIDFPRGRDLGPVLTVWLFSLLVLVFEKDLGTALLYFGLFVVTLYVATERASWLIIGLVLFFGGVYVAYLLGASVGGPFANFYDRAEVWLNPFDPEQYDRVGGSYQLVQGLFGLGTGGLFGTGPGAGSPGKVPEVRTDFIFAGLGEEIGLFGLSALLVIYLLIVQRGLRAALAVRDSFGKLVAGGLAFTLGLQVFVILGGITGLIPLTGQTTPFLSAGGSSLMANWLLIAMLLRISDAARRPATSSGPERAGPKKAPTQLHGAMTEVIKP, from the coding sequence ATGTCGCGTATCCCGACGGGATGGAAGACGCGCCGTAACGCCGAGCTGGGACTGCTGGCGTTCGCCATGGTCATCGTGGCGGTGTTCGGCGCGACGGTCGAGGCGAACCAGTTCGACGCGATCCGGCCCAACTTCTGGGTGCCGGCCGCGCTGTTGAGCCTGCTCTTCTTCGGTCTGCACATGGTGATCCGGTTCACGGCGCCGTTCGCGGACCCGGTCCTGCTGCCGGCGGTGGCGTTGATCAACGGGATCGGGGTGGCGTTCCTGCGCCGCCTCGACATCGCCCGCGCGATCTCCAACAAGGAGCCGGAGCCCGGCATCTTCGCCGGCACCGGCGGCCGTCAGCTCGCCTGGACGCTGATCTCGCTGATCCTGGCGGCGGTGCTGCTCCTGCTGCTCCGGGATCACAAGATCGTCTCTCGGTACGCGTACACCCTCGGCCTGGCCGGCATCGTCCTGATGATGATCCCGGCGGTGCTGCCCGCCAGCATCTCGGAGGTCAACGGCGCCAAGCTGTGGATCAAGTTCGGATCGTTCTCGATCCAGCCGGGCGAGTTCGCCAAACTGGCCCTGGTCTCCTTCTTCGCGTACTACCTGGTCCGCAAGCGCGAGGTGCTCTCGCTGGCCAGCCACCGGTTCCTGGGCATCGACTTCCCGCGCGGACGGGACCTCGGCCCGGTTCTCACGGTGTGGCTGTTCAGCCTCCTCGTCCTCGTCTTCGAGAAGGACCTGGGCACCGCGCTGCTGTACTTCGGCCTCTTCGTCGTCACCCTCTACGTCGCGACCGAGCGGGCCAGTTGGCTGATCATCGGTCTGGTCCTGTTCTTCGGCGGCGTCTACGTGGCGTACCTGCTGGGTGCTTCGGTGGGCGGCCCGTTCGCCAACTTCTACGACCGTGCCGAGGTCTGGCTGAACCCGTTCGACCCGGAGCAGTACGACCGGGTCGGCGGCAGTTACCAGCTCGTCCAGGGTCTGTTCGGGCTCGGCACCGGCGGTCTGTTCGGCACTGGCCCGGGCGCGGGTTCACCCGGCAAGGTGCCGGAGGTCCGGACCGACTTCATCTTCGCCGGCCTCGGTGAGGAGATCGGCCTGTTCGGGCTCTCCGCGCTGCTGGTGATCTACCTGCTGATCGTGCAACGCGGTCTGCGCGCGGCGCTCGCGGTGCGCGACTCGTTCGGCAAGCTGGTCGCCGGCGGCCTGGCCTTCACCCTCGGGTTGCAGGTCTTCGTCATCCTTGGCGGCATCACCGGACTGATCCCGCTGACCGGTCAGACCACCCCGTTCCTGTCCGCCGGTGGCTCCTCACTGATGGCGAACTGGTTGCTCATCGCGATGCTCCTACGGATCTCGGACGCGGCCCGCCGCCCGGCCACCAGCAGTGGCCCGGAACGGGCCGGGCCGAAGAAAGCACCCACCCAGTTGCACGGCGCCATGACGGAGGTGATCAAGCCGTGA
- a CDS encoding peptidoglycan D,D-transpeptidase FtsI family protein produces MNAPLRRAGVVIFVLFGLIFANLNWVQAYKADEYRTDSRNGRVMIAEYETPRGVIEADGKALAQNQETDDELRYLRVYPQKELYAPILGYKPVNLGAVGIEASENEFLSGASDKLFADRLSNMFTGDESGGGNVLLSLNTKAQQAAWKQLTNNERGAKKGAAVAIDPRTGAVQAMVSMPSFDPNPLVSHDIKAAQSAYDKLNKDDDQPLLNRAVAATQPPGSVFKVIMSAAALQNGYTTGTEMQAGAVYREGGATIRNSADEVCPTSQVTLKEALTTSCNTAFARLGVQLGADKVKETAKAFGFEVDGLKVGNLESDSGLTVAASHTGDIANPDGSTDTAALAQSSLGQRDVRMTPLQGALIAATVANSGEQMRPYLVQKLLGPDRRTIYTAEPKKLRDPIPSNVANDLKDMMVSVVEDGTGKNAQIDNLTVGGKTGTAQNAEGADNHGWFIGFAFNSKGEAVSAVCVMLENVPGSRSPSAEAARIAGLIMKAAAGQGGD; encoded by the coding sequence GTGAACGCCCCTCTCCGACGCGCCGGCGTGGTCATCTTCGTGCTGTTCGGCCTGATCTTCGCCAACCTGAACTGGGTCCAGGCCTACAAGGCGGACGAGTACCGCACCGACTCACGCAACGGCCGGGTCATGATCGCCGAGTACGAGACGCCGCGCGGTGTGATCGAGGCGGATGGCAAGGCTCTGGCGCAGAACCAGGAGACCGACGACGAGCTCAGATACCTGCGCGTCTACCCGCAGAAGGAGCTCTACGCGCCAATTCTCGGGTACAAGCCGGTCAACCTGGGCGCGGTCGGCATCGAGGCGAGCGAGAACGAATTCCTTTCCGGCGCCAGCGACAAGCTCTTCGCGGACCGGTTGAGCAACATGTTCACCGGGGACGAGTCGGGCGGTGGCAACGTGCTGCTCTCGCTGAACACCAAGGCTCAGCAGGCGGCCTGGAAGCAGTTGACCAACAACGAGCGCGGGGCGAAGAAGGGCGCGGCGGTTGCGATCGATCCGCGTACGGGCGCCGTGCAGGCGATGGTCTCGATGCCGAGCTTCGACCCGAACCCGCTGGTCAGCCACGACATCAAGGCGGCCCAGTCGGCGTACGACAAGCTCAACAAGGACGACGACCAGCCGCTGCTCAACCGCGCGGTGGCCGCGACCCAGCCGCCGGGCTCGGTCTTCAAGGTGATCATGTCGGCGGCTGCCCTGCAGAACGGCTACACCACCGGCACCGAGATGCAGGCCGGCGCTGTCTACCGCGAGGGCGGCGCGACGATCCGCAACTCGGCGGACGAGGTCTGCCCGACCAGCCAGGTCACCCTCAAGGAGGCGCTGACCACCAGCTGCAACACCGCGTTCGCGCGGCTCGGCGTGCAGCTCGGGGCGGACAAGGTCAAGGAGACCGCGAAGGCCTTCGGGTTCGAGGTCGACGGGCTCAAGGTCGGCAACCTGGAGAGCGACTCGGGGCTCACCGTCGCCGCAAGCCACACCGGTGACATCGCGAACCCGGACGGCAGCACCGACACGGCCGCGCTGGCGCAGTCGTCGCTCGGCCAGCGTGACGTACGGATGACCCCGCTCCAGGGCGCGCTGATCGCCGCCACGGTGGCCAACAGTGGCGAGCAGATGCGGCCCTACCTGGTGCAGAAGCTGCTCGGCCCGGACCGGCGGACGATTTACACCGCCGAGCCGAAGAAGCTGCGTGACCCGATCCCGTCCAATGTCGCCAACGACCTCAAGGACATGATGGTCAGCGTCGTCGAGGACGGCACCGGCAAGAACGCGCAGATCGACAACTTGACCGTCGGTGGCAAGACCGGAACGGCCCAGAACGCGGAGGGCGCGGACAACCACGGCTGGTTCATCGGCTTCGCGTTCAACTCCAAGGGCGAGGCGGTGTCCGCGGTCTGCGTCATGCTGGAGAACGTGCCCGGTAGCCGCAGCCCCAGTGCCGAGGCGGCCCGGATCGCCGGGCTCATCATGAAGGCCGCGGCGGGCCAGGGAGGGGACTGA
- a CDS encoding serine/threonine-protein kinase — translation MIRPGVTLGGRYRLEERIAGGGMGDVWRGTDEVLGRTVAVKILLPALLDEPGFAERFRGEARTMATINHPGVVDVYDYGSDQQIAFLVMEYVEGDALSRTLSRVGRLTPARTMALVAQAADALQAAHANGIVHRDVKPGNLLVRPNGTLVLTDFGIARSALVGQLTVAGAVLGTASYISPEQASGDVATSASDVYALGVVAYQCLSGHRPFDGATPIEIAMKHVRETPRPLPGDIPPAVRAIVERAMSKDPSARWPSASAMATVARQAASSLTTAVQQPVAHPPQPAQHQQPARAARPTSPAPARPQSGAAARASVPRPVSGARGAASVPSSSPPASTPPGPMPPPYRPQSGAPVNAYPPQASPTAKPEGTFGRQVLVVLAVVLALLVLLCAGVISFLLRHGNGTTAAGNTLGYHSSSAAILRSGVVADPVLVTSYRLMKADAQLGQIRLNEGRQTL, via the coding sequence ATGATCCGCCCGGGGGTCACGCTCGGTGGGCGGTACCGCTTGGAGGAGCGGATCGCCGGCGGCGGCATGGGCGACGTCTGGCGCGGCACCGACGAGGTGCTGGGCCGTACCGTCGCGGTCAAGATCCTGCTGCCCGCCCTCCTCGACGAGCCCGGTTTCGCCGAGCGGTTCCGCGGCGAGGCGCGGACCATGGCGACCATCAACCACCCCGGCGTGGTGGACGTCTACGACTACGGCAGCGATCAGCAGATCGCTTTCCTGGTCATGGAGTACGTCGAGGGTGACGCTCTGTCCCGCACGCTGAGCCGGGTCGGCCGGCTGACGCCGGCACGGACGATGGCGCTGGTCGCGCAGGCAGCGGACGCGTTGCAGGCCGCACATGCGAACGGCATCGTGCACCGCGACGTCAAACCCGGAAACCTTCTGGTACGCCCGAACGGCACCCTGGTCCTCACGGACTTCGGTATCGCCCGCTCGGCACTGGTGGGGCAACTCACCGTCGCGGGCGCGGTGCTCGGCACGGCGTCGTACATCTCCCCGGAGCAGGCCTCCGGCGACGTCGCCACCTCGGCCTCCGACGTGTACGCCCTCGGCGTCGTCGCCTACCAGTGCCTCTCCGGCCATCGCCCGTTCGACGGAGCCACCCCGATCGAGATCGCGATGAAGCACGTGCGGGAGACACCCCGCCCGCTGCCCGGCGACATCCCGCCCGCGGTGCGCGCCATTGTGGAACGCGCGATGTCGAAAGACCCGTCCGCCCGCTGGCCGAGTGCCTCGGCGATGGCGACGGTCGCCCGGCAGGCCGCGTCCTCGCTGACCACGGCCGTGCAGCAGCCGGTCGCGCATCCGCCGCAGCCGGCCCAGCATCAGCAGCCGGCCCGGGCGGCGCGGCCGACCAGCCCGGCTCCGGCCCGTCCGCAGTCCGGCGCCGCGGCCCGCGCGTCGGTGCCGCGTCCGGTTTCCGGGGCACGCGGCGCTGCGTCGGTGCCGTCGTCGTCGCCTCCGGCTTCGACACCACCGGGTCCCATGCCGCCGCCGTACCGGCCACAGTCGGGGGCGCCGGTCAATGCGTACCCGCCGCAGGCCTCGCCGACCGCCAAGCCGGAGGGCACTTTCGGCCGACAGGTCCTGGTTGTGCTGGCCGTGGTGCTGGCGCTGCTGGTGCTGCTCTGCGCCGGGGTCATCTCTTTCCTGTTACGACATGGCAACGGCACCACCGCCGCTGGCAACACGCTGGGCTATCACAGCAGCTCTGCGGCTATCCTCCGCTCGGGCGTGGTTGCTGACCCAGTGTTGGTGACGTCGTACCGTCTTATGAAGGCCGATGCCCAGCTCGGCCAGATCCGACTGAACGAAGGACGACAGACGTTATGA
- the pknB gene encoding Stk1 family PASTA domain-containing Ser/Thr kinase — protein sequence MTAQARLLGGRYQVGELLGYGGMAEVHKGRDLRLGRDVAIKMLRSDLARDATFQERFRREAQNSAALNHPAIVAVYDTGEEISATGEKLPFIVMEFVNGRTLKEVLAQEQRIQPRRALEMIADICAALEFSHRHGIIHRDIKPGNVMITQNGQVKVMDFGIARALASGATTMTQTSAVIGTAQYLSPEQARGESVDARSDVYAAGCVLFELVVGHPPFVGDSPVSVAYQHVREDPRPPSTIVRDLPPEIDAIVLKALAKNPLNRYQSAQEMRADALRAVSGRPVMATPVMSQAETVAMTNGPRQWQPQGATAVQRPIPASVAPPGKPENKSNWVMAALAGLAFLVVVVLGVALALQNRDDDNTPTQPTTVTMPNLDGMTPDEANAELAKVSLANIQPTDPKIEKDCEGTIVAQSPNAGTQVEANQVISYTVCNAPEPVVVPKGLVGGTQGAAEAALRAIGLEPEIREVPSVRQKGQVVDVEKAGEKVDPGTQITVEVSDGNLVEMPNVIGKSAEVASALLAEKGLTGSTEVVPGAEGNPGEVVSQSVKEGKKVEKGTTIVLGIVGENTDPNPEPSDGESEPPGTGGGEEE from the coding sequence ATGACGGCGCAGGCCCGCCTGCTCGGTGGCAGGTACCAGGTCGGCGAGCTGCTCGGCTACGGCGGCATGGCAGAGGTGCACAAGGGTCGCGATCTGCGCCTCGGCCGCGACGTCGCCATCAAGATGCTTCGTTCCGACCTGGCCCGCGACGCCACGTTCCAGGAGCGGTTCCGGCGTGAGGCGCAGAACTCCGCTGCGCTGAACCACCCGGCGATCGTCGCGGTCTACGACACCGGCGAGGAAATCTCCGCGACCGGCGAGAAGCTTCCGTTCATCGTGATGGAGTTCGTCAACGGGCGGACCCTCAAGGAGGTTCTCGCCCAGGAGCAGCGGATCCAGCCACGCCGTGCGCTGGAGATGATCGCTGACATCTGCGCCGCGCTGGAGTTCAGCCACCGGCACGGGATCATCCACCGGGACATCAAACCCGGCAACGTGATGATCACGCAGAACGGCCAGGTCAAGGTGATGGACTTCGGCATCGCCCGGGCACTGGCCAGTGGTGCCACCACGATGACCCAGACCAGCGCGGTGATCGGTACGGCTCAGTACCTCTCCCCCGAGCAGGCTCGCGGCGAGTCGGTCGACGCACGCTCCGATGTGTACGCGGCCGGCTGTGTCCTCTTCGAGCTGGTCGTCGGCCACCCGCCGTTCGTCGGCGACAGCCCGGTCAGCGTGGCGTACCAGCATGTCCGGGAGGACCCGCGGCCGCCGAGCACGATCGTCCGGGACCTGCCGCCGGAAATCGACGCGATCGTGCTGAAGGCGCTCGCCAAGAACCCGCTGAACCGGTACCAGAGTGCTCAGGAGATGCGTGCCGACGCCCTGCGCGCGGTCTCCGGCCGTCCGGTGATGGCCACGCCGGTGATGAGCCAGGCGGAAACCGTGGCGATGACCAACGGCCCGCGCCAGTGGCAGCCCCAGGGCGCCACCGCCGTGCAGCGTCCGATCCCGGCCTCGGTGGCGCCGCCCGGCAAGCCGGAGAACAAGTCGAACTGGGTGATGGCGGCCCTCGCGGGTCTCGCCTTCCTGGTGGTGGTCGTCCTCGGCGTGGCCCTGGCCCTGCAGAACAGGGACGACGACAACACCCCCACCCAGCCGACGACCGTGACGATGCCGAACCTGGACGGGATGACCCCCGACGAGGCGAACGCCGAGTTGGCCAAGGTCAGCCTGGCGAACATCCAGCCCACCGATCCCAAGATCGAGAAGGACTGCGAGGGTACGATCGTCGCCCAGTCGCCGAACGCGGGCACCCAGGTCGAGGCGAACCAGGTGATCAGCTACACGGTCTGCAACGCTCCGGAGCCGGTGGTGGTCCCCAAGGGACTGGTCGGCGGCACTCAGGGCGCAGCCGAGGCCGCGCTGCGTGCCATCGGGCTCGAGCCGGAGATCCGCGAGGTCCCGTCGGTCCGGCAGAAGGGCCAGGTCGTCGACGTCGAGAAGGCCGGTGAAAAGGTCGACCCGGGCACCCAGATCACGGTCGAGGTCTCCGACGGCAACCTCGTGGAGATGCCGAACGTCATCGGCAAGTCCGCCGAGGTCGCGTCCGCCCTGCTCGCCGAGAAGGGCCTGACGGGGTCGACCGAGGTGGTGCCCGGTGCGGAGGGCAACCCCGGTGAGGTGGTCTCGCAGAGCGTCAAGGAAGGCAAGAAGGTCGAGAAGGGTACGACGATCGTCCTCGGCATCGTCGGGGAGAACACGGATCCGAACCCGGAGCCCTCCGACGGTGAGAGCGAGCCGCCCGGCACCGGTGGCGGCGAGGAAGAGTAG